The Vibrio echinoideorum genome includes a region encoding these proteins:
- the aceF gene encoding pyruvate dehydrogenase complex dihydrolipoyllysine-residue acetyltransferase yields the protein MTIEINVPDIGADEVEVTEILVNVGDKVEEEQSLITVEGDKASMEVPASQAGIVKEIKISEGDSVSTGSLIMIFEAEGAAAAPAAPAVEAAAPVAAAPAAAAPSVANELKEVHVPDIGGDEVEVTEIMVAIGDAVEEEQSLLTVEGDKASMEVPAPFAGIVKEIKIASGDSVSTGSLVMVFEVAGSGAPVAAAPAASAEKEVNVPDIGGDEVEVTEIMVAVGDTVEEEQSLITVEGDKASMEVPAPFAGTVKEIKIAAGDTVSTGSLIMTFVVEGAAPVAVAVSAPAQAAAPAAASAPKAEAVAPAAGDFQENGDYAHASPVVRRLAREFGVNLSKIKGTGRKSRILKEDVQSYVKDALKRLESGAAASGKGGDGSALGLLPWPKVDFSKFGETEIKKLSKIKKISGANLHRNWVMIPHVTQWDNADITELEAFRKEQNAIEAKKDTGMKITPLVFIMKAVAKALEAFPAFNSSLSDDGESIILKKYVNVGIAVDTPNGLVVPVFKDVNKKGIYELSEELMVISKKARSGKLTAADMQGGCFTISSLGGIGGTAFTPIVNAPEVGILGVSKSEIKPVWNGKEFQPRLQLPLSLSYDHRVIDGAEGARFITFLNSALSDIRRLVL from the coding sequence ATGACAATCGAAATTAATGTACCAGACATCGGTGCTGACGAGGTTGAAGTAACTGAGATTCTTGTAAACGTTGGCGACAAGGTTGAAGAAGAGCAGTCACTGATCACTGTTGAAGGCGACAAAGCTTCAATGGAAGTTCCTGCGTCTCAAGCGGGTATCGTTAAAGAAATCAAGATTTCAGAAGGTGATTCTGTTTCTACTGGTTCTCTTATCATGATCTTCGAAGCGGAAGGTGCTGCAGCAGCACCGGCTGCGCCAGCAGTTGAAGCGGCGGCACCAGTTGCAGCTGCTCCTGCAGCGGCGGCCCCTTCTGTTGCGAACGAACTGAAAGAAGTTCACGTTCCTGATATCGGCGGTGATGAAGTTGAAGTAACTGAAATCATGGTAGCTATTGGTGACGCAGTAGAAGAAGAGCAATCTCTTCTTACTGTTGAAGGTGACAAGGCTTCAATGGAAGTACCTGCACCATTCGCTGGTATCGTTAAAGAAATCAAGATCGCTTCTGGTGATTCAGTATCTACTGGTTCTCTAGTAATGGTATTTGAAGTGGCAGGTTCTGGCGCACCAGTTGCAGCCGCTCCAGCAGCATCTGCTGAGAAAGAAGTGAACGTTCCTGATATCGGCGGCGACGAAGTAGAAGTTACTGAAATCATGGTAGCGGTTGGCGATACAGTAGAAGAAGAGCAATCTCTAATTACTGTTGAAGGCGACAAAGCTTCAATGGAAGTTCCTGCACCCTTCGCTGGTACAGTGAAAGAAATCAAGATTGCAGCTGGTGATACAGTGTCAACTGGCTCTCTAATCATGACTTTCGTTGTTGAAGGCGCAGCGCCTGTAGCGGTAGCTGTTTCAGCTCCAGCACAAGCAGCAGCTCCAGCGGCGGCATCGGCTCCTAAAGCTGAAGCAGTAGCTCCAGCAGCTGGCGACTTCCAAGAGAACGGTGACTACGCGCACGCATCTCCAGTCGTTCGTCGTCTTGCTCGTGAATTTGGCGTTAACCTTTCTAAGATTAAAGGTACTGGTCGTAAGAGCCGTATCCTTAAAGAAGACGTTCAGTCTTACGTTAAAGATGCACTTAAGCGTTTAGAGTCTGGTGCTGCAGCATCTGGCAAAGGCGGCGACGGTTCTGCTCTTGGTCTACTACCATGGCCAAAAGTTGACTTCAGTAAGTTCGGCGAAACTGAAATTAAGAAGCTTTCTAAAATTAAGAAAATTTCTGGCGCTAACCTACACCGTAACTGGGTAATGATCCCGCACGTTACACAGTGGGACAACGCAGACATCACTGAGCTAGAAGCATTCCGTAAAGAACAGAACGCAATCGAAGCGAAGAAAGACACTGGCATGAAGATCACTCCACTTGTGTTCATCATGAAAGCTGTTGCGAAAGCACTAGAAGCATTCCCAGCATTTAACTCTTCTCTTTCTGACGATGGCGAAAGCATCATTCTTAAGAAGTACGTAAACGTGGGTATCGCTGTTGATACACCAAATGGTCTAGTTGTTCCTGTCTTCAAAGACGTGAACAAGAAAGGCATTTACGAGCTATCTGAAGAACTAATGGTTATTTCTAAGAAAGCGCGTTCAGGCAAGCTGACAGCGGCAGACATGCAAGGCGGTTGTTTCACAATCTCTAGCCTTGGTGGTATTGGCGGTACTGCATTTACTCCAATCGTAAATGCTCCAGAAGTAGGTATCCTAGGTGTATCTAAGTCTGAGATTAAGCCAGTTTGGAATGGTAAAGAGTTCCAACCACGTCTACAGCTTCCACTTTCTCTATCATACGATCACCGCGTGATCGATGGTGCTGAAGGTGCACGCTTCATTACTTTCCTAAACAGCGCACTATCTGACATTCGTCGTCTAGTACTGTAA
- a CDS encoding LuxR/HapR/OpaR family quorum-sensing transcriptional regulator, with the protein MDSISKRPRTRLSPLKRKLQLMEIALEVFSRRGIGRGGHADIADIAQVSVATVFNYFPTREDLVDEVLNHVVRQFSNFLSDNIDLDIHAKENLHNIATEMVTLVAHDCHWLNVWFEWSASTRDEVWPLFVTTNRTNQMLVQNMFSKAIERGEVCDDHDPKHLANLFHGICYSLFIQAKRVETNEELSNLTDSYLNMLCIYK; encoded by the coding sequence ATGGACTCAATATCTAAGAGACCTAGAACTAGGCTTTCACCCTTAAAAAGAAAACTTCAATTGATGGAAATCGCACTTGAGGTGTTCTCTCGTCGTGGCATTGGCCGCGGTGGACATGCTGATATAGCAGACATTGCTCAGGTATCAGTGGCAACCGTATTTAACTACTTCCCAACTCGTGAAGATCTTGTTGATGAAGTGCTTAATCACGTGGTTCGCCAATTCTCGAACTTCCTTTCAGACAATATCGATCTCGATATTCACGCAAAAGAGAACTTACATAATATTGCGACTGAAATGGTGACTTTGGTGGCTCACGATTGCCATTGGCTGAATGTGTGGTTCGAATGGAGTGCGTCTACTCGTGATGAAGTATGGCCTCTATTCGTAACAACCAACCGCACTAACCAAATGTTAGTACAAAACATGTTTAGCAAAGCGATTGAGCGTGGCGAAGTTTGTGACGATCACGATCCTAAGCATCTTGCGAATCTGTTCCACGGCATTTGCTACTCACTATTCATTCAAGCGAAACGTGTAGAAACAAATGAAGAGCTGTCTAACCTGACAGACAGCTACCTGAACATGTTGTGTATTTATAAGTAG
- the lpdA gene encoding dihydrolipoyl dehydrogenase has translation MSKEIKAQVVVLGSGPAGYSAAFRCADLGLETVLVERYSTLGGVCLNVGCIPSKALLHVSKVIEEAKAMAEHGVVFGEPQTDINKVRIWKDKVVDQLTGGLGGMAKMRNVTVVNGFGKFTGPNSIEVVGEETTTINFDNAIIAAGSRPIKLPFIPHEDPRIWDSTDALELNEVPEKLLIMGGGIIGLEMGTVYHSLGSKVEVVEMFDQVIPAADKDIVKVFTKRIKNKFKLMLETKVTAVEAKEDGIYVSMEGKKAPAEAERYDAVLVAIGRVPNGALIDAEKAGIEVDERGFINVDKQMRTNVPHIHAIGDVVGQPMLAHKGVHEGHVAAEVISGKKHYFDPKVIPSIAYTEPEVAWVGKTEKEAKAEGLNYEVATFPWAASGRAIASDCADGMTKMIFDKDTHRVIGGAVVGTNGGELLGEIGLAIEMGCDAEDIALTIHAHPTLHESVGLAAEVFEGSITDLPNKKAVKKKK, from the coding sequence ATGAGCAAAGAAATTAAAGCCCAAGTTGTTGTACTTGGTTCAGGTCCTGCTGGCTACTCAGCGGCATTCCGTTGTGCGGATTTAGGTCTAGAAACAGTACTAGTTGAACGTTACAGCACTCTTGGTGGTGTATGTCTAAACGTTGGTTGTATTCCATCAAAAGCACTTCTTCACGTTTCTAAAGTAATTGAAGAAGCAAAAGCGATGGCAGAGCACGGCGTTGTATTCGGCGAGCCACAAACGGACATCAACAAAGTTCGTATCTGGAAAGATAAAGTAGTTGATCAACTGACTGGCGGTCTTGGCGGTATGGCTAAGATGCGTAATGTTACTGTTGTTAACGGTTTCGGTAAGTTTACTGGTCCTAACAGCATCGAAGTTGTTGGCGAAGAAACGACAACAATTAACTTTGATAATGCAATCATTGCAGCGGGTTCTCGCCCAATCAAACTTCCGTTCATTCCACATGAAGACCCACGTATTTGGGATTCTACGGATGCACTAGAACTAAACGAAGTACCAGAAAAACTGCTTATCATGGGCGGCGGTATCATCGGTCTTGAGATGGGTACGGTTTACCACTCTCTAGGTTCTAAAGTTGAAGTTGTTGAGATGTTCGATCAAGTTATCCCAGCTGCGGATAAAGACATCGTTAAAGTCTTCACTAAACGCATCAAGAACAAGTTCAAGCTAATGCTTGAAACTAAAGTGACTGCTGTTGAAGCGAAAGAAGACGGCATCTACGTTTCAATGGAAGGCAAAAAAGCACCAGCTGAAGCTGAGCGCTACGACGCTGTTCTTGTTGCTATCGGTCGTGTTCCAAACGGTGCACTTATCGACGCTGAAAAAGCGGGTATCGAAGTTGATGAGCGTGGTTTCATCAATGTTGATAAGCAAATGCGTACTAACGTTCCTCACATCCACGCGATCGGTGACGTTGTTGGTCAACCAATGCTTGCTCACAAAGGTGTGCATGAAGGTCACGTAGCTGCTGAAGTTATCTCTGGTAAGAAGCATTACTTCGATCCTAAAGTAATTCCATCAATTGCGTACACTGAGCCAGAAGTTGCTTGGGTAGGTAAGACTGAGAAAGAAGCGAAAGCGGAAGGCCTGAACTACGAAGTTGCTACTTTCCCTTGGGCTGCTTCTGGTCGTGCAATCGCTTCAGACTGTGCAGACGGTATGACTAAGATGATCTTCGATAAAGATACTCATCGCGTAATCGGTGGTGCTGTTGTTGGTACTAACGGTGGTGAACTTCTTGGCGAAATCGGCCTAGCAATCGAAATGGGTTGTGATGCAGAAGATATCGCACTGACTATCCACGCTCACCCAACTCTACATGAGTCTGTTGGTCTAGCTGCGGAAGTATTCGAAGGTTCAATCACTGACCTTCCAAACAAAAAAGCAGTGAAAAAGAAGAAGTAA
- the aceE gene encoding pyruvate dehydrogenase (acetyl-transferring), homodimeric type — MSDMKHDVDALETQDWLEALESVVREEGVERAQYLLEQVLDKARLDGVDMATGINTNYINTIPAAQEPAYPGDVTLERRIRSIIRWNAIMIVLRASKKDLDLGGHMASYQSAAAFYEVCFNHFFRAPNETDGGDLVYYQGHISPGIYSRAFVEGRLTEEQLDNFRQEVDGKGIPSYPHPKLMPEFWQFPTVSMGLGPISAIYQARFLKYLDGRGLKETSAQRVYAFLGDGEMDEPESRGAISFAAREKLDNLCFLINCNLQRLDGPVMGNGSIIQELEGLFKGAGWNVVKVIWGSNWDSLLAKDTTGKLLQLMNETIDGDYQTFKSKDGAYVREHFFGKYPETAALVADMTDDEIFALKRGGHDSSKLFAAFNNAQETNGKPTVILAKTVKGYGMGDAAEGKNIAHGVKKMDMTHVQHLRDRLGLEDILSDEKIVELPYLKLEEGTPEYEYMHARRNALHGYTPKRLPKFTQEFKVPELDAFAPLLGEQKRDISTTMAYVRTLNILLKDKNIGKNIVPIICDEARTFGMEGLFRQVGIYNPHGQEYTPEDKGIVSYYKEATSGQVLQEGINELGSMASWVAAATSYSTNDLPMIPFYIYYSMFGFQRIGDMAWLAGDQQARGFLLGATAGRTTLNGEGLQHEDGHSHIQANTIPNCISYDPTFAYELAVIMQDGIRRMYGENQENVYYYLTVMNENYAMPAMPEGAEEGIRKGIYKLESHAGAKGKVQLMSSGTIMNEARKAAEILSEEYGVASDVFSVTSFNELTRDGQAVERDNMLHPEAEDKVPYITTVLGAEPAIAVTDYMKNYAEQVRAYMPTESYKVLGTDGFGRSDSRANLRRHFEVNAGYIVVAALTELAKRGDIEKSVVAQAIAKFDIDTEKTNPQYA, encoded by the coding sequence ATGTCTGACATGAAGCATGACGTTGATGCTCTGGAAACTCAAGATTGGTTAGAAGCTCTTGAGTCAGTAGTACGTGAAGAAGGTGTAGAACGTGCACAGTATTTACTAGAACAAGTTCTAGATAAAGCGCGTTTAGATGGTGTTGATATGGCTACAGGCATCAACACAAACTACATCAACACAATTCCAGCAGCACAAGAGCCAGCTTACCCTGGTGACGTAACTCTTGAGCGTCGTATTCGTTCGATTATTCGCTGGAACGCAATCATGATTGTATTGCGTGCTTCTAAGAAAGACCTAGACCTTGGTGGTCACATGGCTTCTTACCAGTCAGCTGCTGCGTTCTACGAAGTATGTTTCAACCACTTCTTCCGTGCTCCAAATGAGACGGACGGTGGCGATCTAGTTTATTACCAAGGTCACATCTCTCCAGGTATCTACTCTCGTGCATTCGTTGAAGGTCGTCTAACTGAAGAACAGCTAGATAACTTCCGTCAAGAAGTTGATGGTAAAGGTATCCCTTCTTACCCGCACCCGAAACTGATGCCTGAGTTCTGGCAGTTCCCGACAGTATCTATGGGTCTTGGCCCTATCTCTGCTATCTATCAAGCGCGCTTCCTTAAGTATCTTGACGGCCGTGGCCTGAAAGAAACTTCAGCGCAACGCGTATACGCGTTCCTAGGTGACGGTGAGATGGATGAGCCAGAATCACGCGGTGCTATCTCTTTCGCTGCGCGTGAGAAGCTAGATAACCTATGTTTCCTAATCAACTGTAACCTACAGCGTCTAGACGGCCCTGTAATGGGTAACGGTAGCATCATTCAAGAACTTGAAGGCCTATTCAAAGGCGCAGGTTGGAACGTTGTTAAAGTTATCTGGGGTAGCAACTGGGATTCACTACTGGCTAAAGACACGACTGGGAAGCTTCTTCAACTAATGAACGAAACTATCGATGGTGACTACCAGACATTTAAATCTAAAGATGGCGCATACGTACGTGAGCACTTCTTTGGTAAGTACCCAGAAACAGCTGCACTAGTTGCAGACATGACTGATGACGAAATCTTCGCTCTTAAGCGTGGTGGTCACGATTCTTCTAAACTGTTTGCTGCATTCAACAATGCCCAAGAGACAAACGGTAAGCCAACTGTAATCCTAGCTAAGACTGTTAAAGGTTACGGTATGGGTGATGCAGCTGAAGGTAAGAACATTGCACACGGTGTTAAGAAAATGGACATGACTCATGTTCAACACCTACGTGATCGCCTAGGCCTAGAAGACATCCTTTCAGATGAGAAGATCGTTGAGCTTCCTTATCTGAAACTGGAAGAAGGTACGCCTGAGTATGAATACATGCATGCTCGTCGTAACGCGCTACACGGCTACACGCCTAAGCGTCTTCCTAAGTTTACTCAAGAGTTCAAGGTTCCAGAGCTAGACGCATTCGCACCTCTACTCGGTGAGCAGAAGCGTGATATCTCTACAACTATGGCTTATGTACGTACGCTAAACATCCTTCTTAAAGATAAGAACATTGGTAAGAACATTGTTCCTATCATCTGTGATGAAGCTCGTACATTCGGTATGGAAGGTCTATTCCGTCAGGTTGGTATCTACAACCCACACGGTCAAGAATACACACCTGAAGATAAAGGCATCGTTTCTTACTACAAAGAAGCAACGTCTGGTCAAGTTCTTCAAGAAGGTATCAACGAACTAGGTTCTATGGCTTCATGGGTTGCTGCTGCAACTTCATACAGCACAAACGATCTACCGATGATCCCGTTCTACATCTACTACTCAATGTTCGGTTTCCAACGTATTGGTGACATGGCATGGCTAGCAGGCGACCAACAAGCTCGTGGCTTCCTACTAGGTGCTACTGCGGGTCGTACAACACTGAACGGCGAAGGTCTACAGCACGAAGATGGTCACTCGCACATTCAAGCGAATACGATCCCTAACTGTATCTCTTACGACCCAACGTTTGCTTACGAGCTAGCGGTTATCATGCAAGACGGTATCCGTCGCATGTACGGTGAGAATCAAGAGAACGTTTACTACTACCTAACAGTAATGAACGAGAACTACGCAATGCCAGCAATGCCAGAAGGCGCTGAAGAAGGCATTCGTAAGGGTATCTACAAGCTTGAATCTCACGCTGGTGCTAAGGGCAAAGTTCAACTAATGAGCTCTGGTACTATCATGAACGAAGCGCGTAAAGCCGCTGAAATTCTAAGCGAAGAGTACGGCGTAGCCTCTGACGTATTCTCTGTAACGTCGTTCAACGAACTAACTCGTGACGGCCAAGCGGTAGAGCGTGACAACATGCTTCACCCAGAAGCTGAAGATAAAGTACCGTACATCACGACTGTTCTTGGTGCAGAACCTGCAATCGCAGTGACTGACTACATGAAGAACTATGCTGAGCAAGTACGTGCGTACATGCCAACTGAGTCTTACAAAGTACTTGGTACAGATGGTTTCGGCCGTTCTGACAGCCGTGCAAACCTACGTCGTCACTTCGAAGTTAACGCTGGCTACATCGTAGTTGCAGCTCTAACTGAACTGGCTAAACGTGGTGATATCGAGAAGTCTGTAGTTGCACAAGCAATTGCTAAGTTCGATATCGACACTGAAAAAACTAACCCGCAATACGCATAA